The Thioclava nitratireducens genome includes a region encoding these proteins:
- a CDS encoding mercuric transporter MerT family protein, which produces MTSQTTNTERHAAERPDRAGWAATGAGLLGALAMTSCCILPLVLVSLGATGVFIGQLTALYAYKWLTLSLATIALGYGFWKAYRPVPIEECGAGTCARPVDRALMRALLWGALVVVLLALAFPYVAPFVLTF; this is translated from the coding sequence CGCAAACCACCAATACCGAACGACATGCTGCAGAAAGACCGGATAGGGCCGGATGGGCTGCAACCGGCGCCGGGTTGCTAGGCGCGCTGGCGATGACCTCCTGCTGCATCCTGCCGCTTGTCTTGGTAAGCCTCGGCGCTACCGGCGTATTCATCGGTCAACTCACCGCCCTCTACGCCTACAAGTGGCTCACACTTTCTCTCGCGACCATCGCGCTTGGCTACGGGTTTTGGAAGGCCTACCGCCCGGTCCCAATCGAGGAGTGCGGCGCTGGTACCTGTGCTCGCCCAGTGGATCGCGCCCTGATGCGAGCGCTTCTCTGGGGAGCGCTGGTCGTGGTGCTGCTGGCGCTAGCATTTCCCTATGTCGCCCCCTTCGTTTTGACGTTCTGA
- the merF gene encoding mercury resistance system transport protein MerF, with amino-acid sequence MTDSHTCSRKNDRLLKYGLIGAMVAALCCFTPILVVLLGAVGFSALLGWLDIVLLPTLVVFVGVTLYALWRRRDPN; translated from the coding sequence ATGACCGATAGCCATACGTGCTCCCGAAAGAATGACCGACTTCTGAAATATGGGCTGATCGGCGCCATGGTTGCAGCCCTATGCTGCTTCACCCCGATTCTGGTAGTACTGCTGGGCGCGGTCGGGTTCTCCGCCCTTCTGGGCTGGCTCGACATCGTGCTGCTACCGACGCTCGTGGTATTCGTCGGAGTCACCCTCTATGCGCTTTGGCGGCGACGGGACCCGAACTGA
- the merA gene encoding mercury(II) reductase: MKDFCFSKDRTYDLAVIGAGSAGFSAAITAAEAGARVALIGDGMIGGTCVNVGCVPSKALIRAVEGLQHARAINRFDGIEGEARVIDWATTVSQKQALVEDLRAAKYTDVLPRHENIDYVEGRARFDDDGQLTVNDAAFPATKIVIATGSRPHVQAIPGIEEVGALDSSSALELIELPASMLVLGAGYIGVELAQLFARAGVAVTLISRSGVLPKAEPEISKALEGYLAEEGIRLARVSGYDSVASYGDTMRLIATSGESFEAERLLLATGRVPNSDGLNLAAARIETNGQGGIVVDEHMRTANPLVWAAGDVTGRDQFVYMAAYGAKLAARNAVAGEARSYDDDTMPWVVFSDPQVAGVGLSEAQARAAGREVVTSVLPLDAVPRALAARDTRGVIKLVAEAGSKRLIGAQILAPEGADSIQTAAMALRAGLTYEELGDTIMPYLTTVEGLKLAAQTFEKDVAALSCCAG; the protein is encoded by the coding sequence ATGAAAGATTTCTGCTTTTCCAAGGACAGAACCTACGACCTTGCCGTGATCGGTGCCGGCTCGGCCGGATTTTCGGCTGCCATCACGGCTGCAGAGGCCGGCGCGCGCGTTGCCCTGATCGGCGACGGCATGATCGGCGGCACTTGCGTTAACGTGGGCTGCGTGCCCTCCAAAGCCTTGATCCGCGCGGTAGAAGGCCTGCAGCACGCACGCGCGATAAATCGCTTCGACGGTATCGAGGGGGAAGCCCGAGTTATCGACTGGGCAACGACAGTGTCACAAAAGCAAGCGCTCGTGGAGGACCTGCGTGCGGCGAAATACACTGACGTCCTGCCACGGCACGAGAACATCGATTATGTCGAAGGTCGCGCCCGGTTCGACGACGACGGTCAGCTGACTGTAAACGACGCAGCCTTTCCAGCGACTAAGATCGTCATCGCGACCGGTTCCCGACCACATGTGCAAGCGATCCCCGGTATCGAGGAGGTCGGTGCCCTCGACAGCAGCTCGGCGTTGGAGCTCATAGAGTTGCCCGCATCAATGCTGGTCCTCGGCGCGGGTTACATCGGCGTGGAGTTGGCGCAGCTTTTCGCTCGTGCCGGTGTCGCCGTGACGCTGATAAGCCGAAGCGGCGTGCTGCCGAAGGCCGAGCCAGAGATCTCTAAGGCGCTGGAAGGCTACCTTGCAGAAGAGGGCATCCGATTGGCGCGTGTTTCAGGCTACGATAGCGTGGCAAGTTACGGCGATACCATGCGCCTGATCGCCACGAGCGGTGAAAGTTTCGAAGCCGAGCGGCTGCTGCTCGCCACTGGGCGGGTGCCGAACAGCGATGGTCTGAACCTCGCCGCCGCCCGGATCGAGACCAATGGGCAGGGCGGGATCGTCGTCGACGAGCACATGCGCACGGCGAACCCTTTGGTGTGGGCCGCGGGTGATGTCACCGGGCGCGACCAGTTCGTCTATATGGCAGCCTACGGCGCCAAGCTCGCGGCCCGAAATGCAGTGGCAGGCGAGGCACGCAGCTATGACGACGACACGATGCCTTGGGTGGTATTCTCCGACCCGCAGGTGGCGGGTGTGGGTCTGAGCGAGGCACAGGCGCGCGCGGCAGGGCGCGAGGTAGTCACATCGGTCCTGCCGCTCGACGCCGTGCCGCGCGCGCTCGCTGCTCGCGACACACGCGGGGTGATAAAGCTGGTGGCAGAGGCGGGGAGCAAGCGGCTGATCGGCGCGCAGATCCTCGCCCCGGAGGGTGCCGACAGCATACAGACCGCTGCGATGGCGCTCAGGGCGGGGCTCACCTACGAGGAACTGGGCGACACGATTATGCCTTATCTCACCACTGTCGAGGGACTGAAGCTCGCTGCGCAGACCTTCGAGAAGGACGTGGCCGCGCTCAGTTGCTGTGCGGGGTAG
- a CDS encoding YnfA family protein codes for MPTLAAYIAAALAEIAGCFAFWAWLRLDKSIWWLAPGIASLALFAYLLTLADSAAAGRAYAAYGGIYIAVSLVWLWTVEGVRPDRWDLIGVSFCLLGAGIIIAGPRAPI; via the coding sequence ATGCCGACACTTGCCGCCTATATCGCGGCCGCACTTGCCGAGATCGCCGGTTGTTTCGCTTTCTGGGCTTGGCTCCGGCTGGACAAGTCGATCTGGTGGCTAGCGCCAGGCATCGCCTCGCTGGCACTGTTCGCCTACCTCCTGACGCTGGCTGACAGTGCCGCCGCCGGACGGGCCTACGCGGCCTATGGCGGCATCTATATCGCCGTCTCCCTGGTCTGGCTGTGGACCGTTGAAGGGGTGCGACCGGATCGGTGGGACCTGATCGGCGTCAGCTTCTGTCTTCTCGGCGCTGGGATCATCATCGCAGGCCCACGGGCGCCGATCTGA
- a CDS encoding dihydrolipoyl dehydrogenase family protein — MIDTLDLIVIGAGMAGINAAKKCSKAGWSVAIVDELPYGGTCALRGCDPKKMLRAGAEAVEAAQRLDGKGVVGEVRIDWPALTKHKESFTDPVPESIEGGLSDAGVLCLRGRARFIAENRIAIDGNGEFAFRHALIATGAKPRPLDFPGAEQLIDSTDFLNLAELPRRIVFVGGGYVSFEFAHIAARAGAQVTILDRGSQQLKMFDPDLVDMLLDRSRLAGIEIVTEAALDRIEGANGKHRVAYQKAGENHIAEADLVVHGAGRVPAIDQLDFTAAGIEIENGGVKVTPWLQSPSNSRVFAAGDAAASPGKPLTPVAVFEGKIAASNMLKDKRTAPDYIGVPSVVFTIPELARVGLLEEEARERGEVDVSFTDTSSWFSQKRLGESHAGAKIIAGDGGQILGAHMFGPDAAEFINIFSLAIKLGLTVKQVKSMPAAYPTGASDIGSMF; from the coding sequence ATGATCGATACCCTCGACCTGATCGTCATCGGCGCGGGCATGGCGGGCATTAACGCGGCGAAGAAATGCAGCAAAGCCGGCTGGTCCGTCGCCATCGTCGACGAGCTCCCCTACGGCGGCACCTGCGCGCTGAGGGGCTGCGACCCGAAGAAGATGCTGCGTGCAGGAGCCGAAGCTGTCGAGGCCGCGCAGCGGCTCGATGGGAAGGGTGTTGTAGGAGAGGTCCGGATCGACTGGCCAGCGTTGACGAAGCACAAGGAGAGCTTCACCGACCCGGTGCCCGAGAGTATTGAGGGTGGGCTCAGCGATGCAGGGGTGCTGTGCCTGCGCGGGCGCGCCCGCTTCATCGCCGAAAACCGGATAGCGATCGACGGTAATGGCGAGTTTGCCTTCCGGCACGCGCTGATCGCCACGGGAGCGAAACCGCGGCCACTGGACTTCCCCGGTGCCGAGCAGTTGATCGACAGCACCGATTTCCTGAATCTCGCCGAATTGCCGCGCCGGATCGTCTTCGTCGGGGGCGGTTACGTTTCTTTCGAGTTCGCGCATATCGCGGCGCGCGCCGGTGCTCAGGTGACGATCCTTGATCGCGGCTCGCAGCAGCTGAAGATGTTCGACCCCGATCTTGTCGACATGCTGCTCGACCGCAGTCGCCTCGCCGGGATCGAAATCGTGACTGAGGCTGCGCTTGATCGCATCGAGGGCGCGAATGGGAAGCACCGCGTGGCCTACCAGAAGGCGGGTGAGAACCATATCGCCGAAGCCGATCTCGTCGTGCATGGCGCTGGCCGCGTGCCCGCCATCGACCAACTCGACTTCACCGCCGCCGGAATTGAGATCGAAAATGGCGGCGTGAAGGTCACGCCCTGGCTGCAATCGCCGTCGAACTCGCGCGTCTTTGCGGCAGGTGACGCCGCCGCCTCGCCCGGCAAGCCGCTAACCCCAGTGGCCGTCTTCGAGGGCAAGATTGCAGCTTCGAATATGCTCAAGGACAAGCGCACGGCGCCCGACTACATCGGCGTGCCGAGTGTGGTCTTCACGATTCCCGAACTGGCGCGCGTCGGATTGCTCGAGGAAGAAGCGCGCGAGCGCGGCGAAGTCGACGTGAGCTTCACAGACACCTCGAGTTGGTTCTCGCAGAAACGGCTGGGTGAAAGTCACGCGGGCGCAAAAATCATCGCCGGCGACGGCGGGCAGATCCTCGGCGCGCACATGTTCGGTCCTGACGCTGCCGAGTTCATCAATATCTTCTCTCTGGCGATCAAACTGGGGCTGACCGTAAAGCAGGTGAAATCCATGCCAGCGGCTTATCCCACGGGGGCGTCGGACATCGGGTCAATGTTCTAA
- a CDS encoding LssY C-terminal domain-containing protein gives MGFSLDQILPSLQSFGLWSYWIIGFAALFEAVFVTGIFIPGTLVVDAGGLLVQQGALDFLDLVWFVAIGSVVGGEISFWLGRWLRRGIEKRRKLEDSKSYRRAVRLFERYGGFALVLGRFLGPVSGLVPLAASAAGMPRRRFLLWNAISGFPYALAHVGFGFVIGHVASSLGPYASRLGLFAVVVLVALLLLWWVILRILRLMPFMISLFTSIGHAIRENPDVQKWSKRHPKTAAFLAHRFDRTQFSGLTATLLGCATFYILWIWLGSVFDFLMAEPIVLVDTRLANLIHAFWSPELLRLAAHVTALGDWRVIGLVGAAAGVLLLERRRPDLLVGLCIALGGDLASVNLLKRIFHRPRSDLGYFTEVSGSFPSGHAGLSVAFYGFLFFILWRVKLLRAPAALVAAVTLAFFVGLSRIYLIEHYLSDVLNGWLVGAIWLLAGVAISEWWRDSRPLQPSPDRSGPKQIAAFGFAAFCVTTAAWPIVNYDKAHNVSIPVQADIKFDTVDALVGSGRLPGSTESVAGTALEPINIMLLARDEAEVEKALDKAGWVRAADPGFATLTRAAIAAWSNGADATAPVTPYFWDNQPNDLAFQKQTQDATLRKRHHIRFWRTNFVNAKGQRLFVGAASFDDGLNWGVDWGLLHHIDPNVDAERDGLVKDLRSANQVAASSTLRLSQPRLGQSVAGDPWFSDGIAAILKLR, from the coding sequence ATGGGTTTTTCACTCGACCAGATCTTGCCGTCTCTCCAGAGCTTTGGGCTCTGGTCATACTGGATCATAGGATTCGCCGCGCTCTTCGAAGCGGTTTTCGTAACCGGCATCTTCATTCCCGGAACCCTCGTTGTGGATGCGGGCGGCCTGCTCGTTCAGCAGGGCGCACTCGATTTTCTCGATCTGGTCTGGTTCGTCGCGATCGGTTCGGTCGTGGGCGGCGAAATCAGCTTCTGGCTCGGCCGCTGGTTGCGCCGTGGGATCGAGAAACGCAGGAAACTGGAGGACTCAAAGAGTTATCGTCGAGCGGTCCGGCTCTTTGAACGCTATGGCGGATTCGCACTGGTGCTGGGCCGTTTCCTTGGACCTGTATCCGGGCTCGTCCCGCTTGCTGCCTCGGCCGCTGGCATGCCGCGACGCCGCTTCCTTTTATGGAATGCCATCAGCGGCTTCCCCTACGCGCTCGCGCATGTCGGCTTCGGTTTTGTGATCGGGCATGTCGCATCGAGCCTGGGCCCATACGCCTCGCGGCTCGGTCTCTTCGCCGTGGTGGTCCTCGTCGCATTGCTGCTGCTCTGGTGGGTGATTTTGCGGATCTTGCGCCTGATGCCCTTCATGATCTCGCTCTTCACCTCAATCGGCCACGCCATCCGCGAGAATCCCGACGTGCAGAAGTGGTCGAAGCGGCACCCGAAGACTGCTGCTTTCCTCGCGCATCGGTTCGACCGAACGCAGTTTTCCGGCCTGACGGCTACGCTTCTGGGTTGCGCGACCTTTTATATTCTTTGGATTTGGCTCGGGTCGGTCTTCGACTTCCTAATGGCCGAGCCTATCGTTCTTGTGGACACACGGTTGGCAAACCTTATCCACGCCTTCTGGTCACCGGAGCTGCTGCGTCTCGCGGCGCATGTGACCGCGCTCGGCGATTGGCGCGTCATCGGGCTCGTTGGCGCGGCGGCTGGAGTTCTCCTCCTGGAGCGGCGGCGCCCGGACCTGCTGGTGGGTCTATGCATTGCTCTGGGCGGTGATCTCGCATCGGTGAATCTACTCAAGCGTATTTTCCACCGCCCGCGCTCCGACCTCGGCTATTTCACTGAGGTCTCGGGAAGTTTCCCCTCCGGGCATGCCGGGCTGTCGGTCGCCTTCTACGGATTTTTGTTCTTCATCCTTTGGCGTGTAAAGTTGCTCCGGGCGCCAGCGGCCCTGGTAGCCGCTGTTACCTTGGCGTTCTTCGTTGGGCTTAGCCGGATATATCTCATTGAACACTATCTATCCGACGTTCTGAACGGCTGGCTCGTCGGCGCGATCTGGCTGCTGGCGGGCGTCGCGATATCAGAATGGTGGCGCGACAGCAGGCCGTTGCAGCCCTCCCCGGATAGAAGTGGGCCTAAGCAAATTGCGGCCTTCGGGTTCGCTGCGTTCTGCGTGACCACAGCTGCGTGGCCAATCGTGAACTACGACAAGGCGCACAACGTTTCGATCCCGGTCCAGGCAGACATAAAATTCGACACGGTGGACGCGCTCGTCGGCTCAGGCCGTCTGCCCGGCAGCACGGAATCCGTCGCCGGAACGGCCCTTGAACCGATCAACATAATGCTTCTGGCGCGCGATGAGGCGGAGGTAGAGAAGGCGCTCGACAAGGCCGGCTGGGTGCGGGCAGCAGATCCCGGATTTGCGACGCTGACGCGTGCAGCGATTGCTGCCTGGAGCAACGGTGCCGACGCTACCGCTCCGGTGACTCCATATTTCTGGGATAATCAGCCGAATGATTTGGCCTTCCAGAAGCAGACCCAGGACGCCACTTTGCGAAAGCGCCATCACATTCGGTTTTGGCGAACGAACTTCGTGAACGCCAAAGGCCAACGCCTATTTGTCGGCGCCGCAAGTTTTGACGACGGACTCAACTGGGGCGTCGACTGGGGTTTGCTGCACCACATCGACCCGAATGTCGACGCGGAGCGCGATGGGCTGGTCAAGGATCTTCGTAGCGCCAATCAGGTCGCTGCCAGCAGCACCCTCCGGCTGTCACAACCACGGCTCGGGCAATCAGTGGCTGGCGACCCATGGTTCTCGGACGGCATCGCGGCGATACTAAAGCTGCGCTGA
- a CDS encoding phosphatase PAP2 family protein: protein MMHQVLIELPAGLYLFDERLAMDAAITHWINSFAGHIPFVDQAMIAITQAGVPFIVLVVVLQWWSRENRQHLRHVAICAGLAFLLGLAINQGILLFIHRVRPYDAGVSNLLIAKSADWSFPSDHATASMSVAMAFALQRLPWRALAFFAMAFLICLSRIYVGTHYVTDVLGGAATGIVATIAVRALYRENSKFDRFAKSIL, encoded by the coding sequence ATGATGCACCAGGTGCTCATCGAGTTGCCTGCCGGGCTTTACCTGTTTGATGAAAGGCTCGCAATGGACGCTGCGATTACTCACTGGATCAATTCCTTCGCGGGCCACATCCCCTTTGTCGATCAAGCGATGATCGCAATCACTCAAGCGGGTGTGCCCTTCATCGTGCTCGTCGTCGTCCTGCAATGGTGGAGCCGGGAAAACCGGCAGCATCTGCGTCATGTCGCAATCTGCGCCGGACTTGCGTTCCTTCTGGGGCTTGCGATCAATCAGGGCATCCTGCTCTTCATCCACCGCGTGCGCCCATATGACGCCGGAGTCTCCAACCTTCTTATCGCCAAGAGCGCCGACTGGTCTTTTCCGTCCGACCACGCCACTGCCTCGATGTCAGTCGCCATGGCATTTGCGCTTCAGAGGCTTCCGTGGCGGGCGCTGGCATTCTTCGCGATGGCTTTCCTCATCTGTCTGTCGCGCATTTACGTCGGCACCCACTACGTCACCGACGTTCTGGGAGGCGCCGCCACCGGGATCGTGGCGACAATCGCCGTCCGGGCGCTTTATCGAGAAAACAGCAAATTCGATCGTTTCGCGAAAAGCATACTTTAA
- a CDS encoding BLUF domain-containing protein: MKDLLTISYRSVSCLRKPADEISSILSESLSRNQRLGITGLLLFDGNFLLQTLEGPPVETKSVYAKIICDLRHTNITLLSTRLIRTRVFPTVTARLRPQVTSEA; encoded by the coding sequence ATGAAAGACCTCCTAACCATTTCATATCGGAGTGTTTCTTGCCTGCGCAAACCCGCAGACGAGATAAGTTCGATCCTTTCTGAAAGCCTCAGTCGAAACCAGAGACTTGGGATCACCGGTTTGCTGCTGTTCGACGGGAACTTTCTCCTTCAAACCTTAGAAGGCCCTCCAGTCGAAACGAAAAGCGTTTACGCGAAAATCATTTGCGACCTGCGCCACACGAATATTACGCTACTCAGCACTCGATTGATCCGAACACGCGTTTTCCCCACCGTAACCGCCCGATTGAGACCGCAGGTTACTTCTGAAGCATAG
- a CDS encoding YnfA family protein produces MSAFASIGMYVLAALAEIAGCFAFWAWLRLDRSALWLIPGAISLALFAYLLTRVEVEFAGRAYAAYGGIYITASIAWLWAVERQIPTRWDIIGAIFCLTGMAIILVAPMLQK; encoded by the coding sequence ATGAGCGCCTTCGCCTCCATCGGCATGTATGTGCTGGCTGCTCTCGCCGAGATCGCGGGCTGCTTCGCGTTCTGGGCCTGGCTGCGTCTTGACCGCTCCGCCCTCTGGCTTATCCCGGGCGCGATCTCCCTCGCCCTGTTCGCATACTTGCTGACGCGTGTTGAGGTCGAGTTTGCCGGTCGTGCATATGCGGCCTACGGCGGCATATACATCACAGCATCTATCGCATGGCTTTGGGCCGTAGAGAGGCAGATTCCGACCCGATGGGATATCATCGGCGCAATCTTTTGCCTGACCGGCATGGCGATCATCTTGGTCGCCCCTATGCTTCAGAAGTAA
- the tnpC gene encoding IS66 family transposase, with amino-acid sequence MSDDAHILSDDPAVLKAMIAALQAENARMSATLQAHEQLVQALRLRIAKLQKQAFGKSSEKIEREIAQLELALEDLLVAVAEKRDGAVEEEVPAAIDAAVAEIKPRRRPSVSDTTPRERRELDPGSCCPDCGGDLRVVGEDVSELLDMVAAQMKVIQIARVKKSCRRCEKMVQPAAPSRPIPGSMAGPGLLAQILVSKFDDHLPLYRQNEIYARMGVDIPDSTLLDWCGRAMKVLAPIIERIETEVMAAPVLHADDTPIRVLDRSRRDRGLGKGVKQGRVWAYVSDQRPWDGAAPPGVVYRFSPDRKGEHPQRHLQDSGGILQADAYAGFNLLYEPRADGSSQFCEAACWAHLRRDFHDVWDSTKSEIAREALDRIGKLYDVEREVAGQSAELRQAARQTHSRPMFDAFKVWAEAQLLRIPGKSDLAKAFRYGLSRWSSFELFLADGRVGIDNNPAERAMRPIGIGRKNWLFVGSDSGGETLARAMTLIETAKMNGLDPQAWLADILDRIHDHKINRLDELLPWQWSAARP; translated from the coding sequence ATGTCCGATGATGCCCACATTCTCTCTGATGATCCTGCGGTCCTGAAGGCGATGATCGCCGCACTTCAGGCGGAGAATGCACGCATGTCGGCCACGCTTCAGGCCCACGAGCAGTTGGTTCAGGCTCTGCGCTTGCGGATCGCCAAGCTCCAGAAACAGGCCTTCGGAAAGTCCTCGGAAAAGATTGAGCGTGAGATCGCGCAGCTCGAACTGGCGCTCGAAGACCTGCTGGTCGCAGTTGCCGAGAAGCGTGATGGGGCAGTCGAGGAGGAGGTGCCTGCGGCGATCGATGCCGCTGTCGCTGAGATCAAGCCTCGTCGACGCCCGAGCGTCTCGGACACGACACCTCGCGAACGGCGCGAACTCGATCCCGGCTCCTGTTGTCCCGACTGTGGTGGCGACCTTCGCGTGGTGGGTGAGGATGTCAGCGAGTTGCTCGACATGGTCGCGGCACAGATGAAGGTGATCCAGATCGCGCGGGTGAAGAAGTCCTGTCGCCGGTGCGAGAAGATGGTGCAGCCTGCCGCCCCAAGTCGCCCTATCCCCGGCAGCATGGCTGGTCCTGGGCTTCTGGCCCAGATCCTCGTGTCCAAGTTCGATGATCACCTTCCGCTCTATCGCCAGAACGAGATCTACGCCCGGATGGGGGTCGACATCCCGGACAGCACGCTGCTGGACTGGTGCGGACGCGCCATGAAGGTGCTCGCCCCTATCATTGAACGGATCGAGACCGAGGTGATGGCCGCGCCGGTGCTGCACGCGGACGACACTCCGATCCGCGTCCTGGACCGGTCACGCCGGGACCGCGGCCTCGGCAAAGGGGTCAAGCAGGGGCGGGTCTGGGCCTATGTCTCGGATCAACGTCCTTGGGACGGCGCCGCGCCGCCCGGTGTTGTCTACCGCTTCTCCCCGGATCGCAAGGGGGAACATCCTCAGCGGCATCTGCAAGACAGCGGCGGTATCCTTCAGGCGGACGCCTATGCTGGCTTCAATCTGCTTTACGAACCACGCGCGGACGGCAGCAGCCAGTTCTGCGAGGCCGCCTGCTGGGCGCATCTTCGGCGCGACTTCCATGATGTCTGGGACAGCACAAAATCCGAGATTGCGCGGGAAGCCCTCGACCGGATCGGCAAGCTTTATGATGTCGAGCGCGAGGTCGCCGGTCAATCCGCCGAACTACGACAGGCCGCGCGCCAGACGCACTCCCGCCCCATGTTCGATGCCTTCAAGGTCTGGGCCGAGGCCCAGCTGCTGCGCATTCCGGGCAAGAGCGATCTCGCCAAGGCCTTCCGATACGGTCTCAGCCGCTGGTCCTCCTTCGAGCTCTTCCTCGCAGACGGCCGCGTTGGCATCGACAACAACCCCGCCGAGCGCGCCATGCGCCCGATCGGCATCGGACGGAAAAACTGGCTCTTCGTCGGCTCCGATAGCGGTGGCGAGACGCTGGCCCGGGCGATGACGCTCATCGAAACCGCCAAGATGAACGGGCTCGATCCACAGGCTTGGCTCGCCGACATCCTCGACCGTATCCATGATCACAAGATCAACCGGCTTGACGAACTGCTGCCGTGGCAGTGGAGCGCAGCCCGCCCATGA
- the tnpB gene encoding IS66 family insertion sequence element accessory protein TnpB (TnpB, as the term is used for proteins encoded by IS66 family insertion elements, is considered an accessory protein, since TnpC, encoded by a neighboring gene, is a DDE family transposase.) yields the protein MIGPGTGVRVYLACGATDMRKGIAGLSALAQEVLRQKPTSGAVFAFRGRKGDRLKLLYWDGQGFCLYYKVLERGRFPWPNTKAGVARLTSAQLAMLWEGIDWRRPDWGAPPARVG from the coding sequence ATGATCGGCCCAGGCACCGGGGTCCGGGTCTACCTGGCGTGCGGCGCGACCGACATGCGGAAAGGAATTGCCGGGCTCTCAGCCCTGGCCCAGGAAGTGCTGCGCCAGAAACCCACCAGCGGCGCGGTCTTCGCGTTCCGCGGTCGAAAGGGGGATCGGCTGAAGCTGCTCTACTGGGATGGCCAAGGCTTCTGCCTCTATTACAAGGTCCTCGAGCGCGGACGGTTTCCTTGGCCGAACACCAAGGCCGGGGTCGCGCGGCTGACCTCTGCCCAGCTGGCGATGCTCTGGGAAGGGATCGATTGGAGGCGCCCGGACTGGGGCGCACCACCCGCGCGGGTCGGATAG